One part of the Streptomyces lienomycini genome encodes these proteins:
- a CDS encoding DUF6191 domain-containing protein: MFNAFEELFSPGRKHTQDEQNRLELTREDVGDGDPGHGPIDLTSGKVVVHRPRTDQDAQDPPAQPPEDD; this comes from the coding sequence GTGTTCAACGCATTCGAGGAACTGTTCTCCCCCGGCCGCAAACACACCCAGGACGAGCAGAACCGCCTCGAACTGACCCGCGAGGACGTGGGCGACGGCGACCCCGGTCACGGCCCCATAGACCTCACGTCGGGCAAGGTCGTCGTCCACCGGCCGCGCACCGACCAGGACGCGCAGGACCCGCCGGCCCAGCCCCCGGAAGACGACTAG
- a CDS encoding PQQ-dependent sugar dehydrogenase: protein MTGRTRRVEGTKIVRRRAVPAAVLAAALLLTAGCSSGSSDGADPSGADGGTSPPGSAAPSSPAGSPTEETPPAKGSVKVLRTVATGLKSPWGLAPLPGGDLLVSSRDEATITRVDTRTGEKTELGEVPGVSPSGEGGLLGIALSPDYASDHMVYAYFTSASDNRVVRMLYDAKKPPGEQLGAPDTVFRGIPKGVVHNGGRIAFGPDKMLYAGTGESGDTGLSQDRKSLGGKILRMTPDGEPAPGNPFPDSPVYSYGHRNVQGLAWDDKQRLFASEFGQDTWDELNAIKPGDNYGWPEAEGEGGGSGFHDPLAQWHTDEASPSGIAYAEGSVWMAGLRGERLWRIPLKGTEASADPQAFLEGEYGRLRTVAPAGGDKLWLVTSNTDGRGDPKGDDDRILELEVR from the coding sequence ATGACAGGGAGAACCCGCCGCGTCGAAGGGACCAAGATCGTGCGACGTCGAGCCGTGCCGGCCGCCGTGCTGGCCGCCGCTCTCCTGCTGACGGCCGGCTGTTCCTCCGGCTCCTCCGACGGCGCGGACCCGTCGGGAGCGGACGGCGGCACCTCCCCGCCCGGTTCGGCGGCCCCGTCCTCACCCGCCGGGTCGCCCACCGAGGAGACACCGCCCGCGAAGGGCTCGGTGAAGGTGCTCCGCACGGTCGCCACGGGGCTGAAGAGTCCCTGGGGCCTGGCCCCGCTGCCGGGCGGCGACCTGCTGGTCTCCTCCCGCGACGAGGCCACGATCACGCGCGTCGACACGAGGACGGGCGAGAAGACGGAGCTGGGCGAGGTGCCCGGGGTGTCCCCGTCCGGCGAGGGCGGCCTCCTCGGCATCGCGCTCTCCCCCGACTACGCCTCCGACCACATGGTCTACGCGTACTTCACCTCGGCCTCGGACAACCGCGTCGTGCGCATGCTGTACGACGCGAAGAAGCCGCCGGGCGAGCAGTTGGGAGCGCCGGACACGGTGTTCCGGGGCATTCCCAAGGGCGTCGTCCACAACGGCGGGCGGATCGCGTTCGGCCCCGACAAGATGCTCTACGCGGGCACGGGCGAGAGCGGCGACACGGGACTGTCGCAGGACAGGAAGTCCCTCGGCGGCAAGATCCTGCGGATGACCCCGGACGGCGAGCCGGCACCCGGCAACCCCTTCCCCGACTCCCCCGTGTACTCGTACGGGCACCGGAACGTGCAGGGGCTGGCCTGGGACGACAAGCAGCGGCTGTTCGCCTCGGAGTTCGGTCAGGACACCTGGGACGAGCTGAACGCGATCAAGCCGGGCGACAACTACGGATGGCCCGAGGCGGAGGGCGAGGGCGGCGGCTCCGGGTTCCACGACCCCCTCGCGCAGTGGCACACCGACGAGGCCTCCCCCAGCGGCATCGCCTACGCGGAGGGCTCCGTGTGGATGGCGGGGCTGCGCGGTGAGCGGCTGTGGCGGATCCCGTTGAAGGGCACGGAGGCCTCGGCCGACCCGCAGGCCTTCCTGGAGGGCGAGTACGGCCGCCTGCGCACGGTGGCACCGGCGGGCGGCGACAAGCTGTGGCTGGTCACCAGCAACACGGACGGGCGCGGCGACCCGAAGGGCGACGACGACCGGATCCTGGAGCTGGAGGTGAGGTAG
- a CDS encoding aldo/keto reductase: protein MERRTIGATALAVGAVGLGCMPMNWAYSASRQRGDESVRAVHRALDLGVSLLDTADMYGPFTNELLLGRVLRQRRSDAFVSTKVGLLVGEQHIVANGRPGYVKRACDASLRRLQTDVIDLYQLHRADPEIPVEETWGAMAELVRAGKVRALGLCAVGARSARRPGARLHDATIRQLERVQQVFPVSAVQAELSVWSPEALRTLLPWCVSRGVGFLAAMPLGNGFLTGTLTPGQGFEPEDLRARHPRFTAEMMAANQPIVAALRRIAARHGDGVTAAQVALAWVLAQGRHVVPVPGTKRERWVTQNAGAAGLRLTERDLAEVRALPTAQGSWD, encoded by the coding sequence GTGGAGCGCAGGACGATCGGCGCGACGGCACTCGCGGTGGGGGCCGTCGGACTGGGGTGCATGCCGATGAACTGGGCGTACAGCGCCTCGCGGCAGCGGGGCGACGAGTCGGTCAGGGCGGTGCACCGGGCCCTCGACCTGGGCGTGTCCCTGCTGGACACCGCGGACATGTACGGCCCGTTCACCAACGAGCTGCTGTTGGGGCGGGTGTTGCGGCAGCGGCGGTCCGACGCCTTCGTGTCGACCAAGGTCGGCCTGCTGGTGGGCGAGCAGCACATCGTGGCCAACGGCCGCCCCGGCTATGTGAAGCGGGCCTGCGACGCGTCCCTGCGCCGGCTCCAGACGGACGTCATCGACCTCTACCAACTGCACCGGGCCGACCCCGAGATACCCGTCGAGGAGACCTGGGGCGCGATGGCGGAGCTGGTGCGGGCCGGGAAGGTGCGGGCGCTCGGCCTCTGCGCGGTCGGCGCGCGCTCGGCCCGGCGGCCGGGGGCGCGGCTGCACGACGCGACGATCCGGCAACTGGAGCGGGTGCAGCAGGTCTTCCCGGTGAGCGCGGTGCAGGCGGAGCTGTCGGTGTGGTCCCCGGAGGCGCTGCGGACGCTGCTGCCGTGGTGCGTCTCGCGCGGTGTCGGTTTCCTGGCCGCGATGCCGCTGGGCAACGGCTTCCTGACCGGCACGCTGACGCCCGGCCAGGGCTTCGAACCGGAGGACCTGCGGGCCCGGCACCCCCGTTTCACCGCGGAGATGATGGCCGCCAACCAGCCGATCGTGGCCGCGCTGCGCCGGATCGCGGCCCGGCACGGCGACGGGGTCACCGCGGCGCAGGTGGCGCTGGCCTGGGTGCTGGCGCAGGGGCGGCACGTGGTGCCGGTGCCGGGCACCAAGCGGGAGCGCTGGGTGACGCAGAACGCGGGGGCGGCGGGGCTGCGGCTGACCGAGCGGGACCTGGCGGAGGTGCGGGCGCTGCCGACGGCGCAGGGTTCCTGGGACTGA
- a CDS encoding 2-hydroxyacid dehydrogenase: protein MTADVWLPIPPDEIEDLPEGPAYRYWNGEETFPADPADCAYYVVPYMKPSGIGTRPLPEMRSVRVVQTLSAGIDHVEPGLKDLPAGVRLCNARGVHEASTAELTLALILASLRGIPDFVRAQDRGEWLGGFRPALADRTVLIVGYGSIGAAIEDRLVPFEVAPVVRVARSARATERGPVHPITELPALLPRADVVVLTTPLTEDTRGLVDAEFLARMKDGALLVNVARGQVVDTKALLAELESGRLTAALDVTDPEPLPPGHPLWHAPGIVVSPHAGGPTSAFLPRAKRLLVDQLSRFVNQEPLRNVILTTGA, encoded by the coding sequence ATGACTGCTGACGTGTGGCTGCCCATCCCGCCGGACGAGATCGAGGACCTCCCCGAGGGCCCCGCCTACCGCTACTGGAACGGCGAGGAGACCTTCCCCGCCGACCCGGCCGACTGCGCCTACTACGTCGTCCCCTACATGAAGCCCAGCGGGATCGGCACCCGGCCGCTGCCCGAGATGCGCTCCGTCCGGGTCGTCCAGACCCTCTCCGCGGGCATCGACCACGTGGAGCCCGGCCTGAAGGACCTGCCCGCGGGCGTACGGCTGTGCAACGCGCGCGGCGTGCACGAGGCCAGCACCGCCGAGCTGACCCTGGCCCTGATCCTCGCGTCGCTGCGCGGCATCCCCGACTTCGTGCGGGCACAGGACCGCGGCGAGTGGCTCGGCGGGTTCCGGCCCGCCCTCGCGGACCGCACGGTCCTCATCGTGGGGTACGGATCGATCGGCGCCGCGATCGAGGACCGGCTCGTGCCGTTCGAGGTCGCGCCGGTCGTGCGCGTCGCGCGCTCCGCCCGTGCCACGGAGCGCGGTCCCGTGCATCCGATCACCGAACTCCCCGCCCTGCTGCCGCGGGCGGACGTCGTCGTCCTGACCACACCGCTCACCGAGGACACCCGCGGCCTGGTCGACGCCGAGTTCCTGGCCCGGATGAAGGACGGCGCCCTGCTCGTCAACGTCGCGCGCGGACAGGTCGTCGACACGAAGGCGTTGCTCGCCGAACTGGAGAGCGGGCGCCTGACCGCGGCACTCGACGTGACCGACCCCGAACCGCTGCCGCCGGGCCACCCGTTGTGGCATGCTCCCGGCATAGTCGTCAGCCCGCACGCCGGTGGCCCGACCTCGGCCTTCCTGCCGCGCGCCAAGCGGCTGCTGGTGGACCAGTTGAGCCGTTTCGTGAACCAGGAGCCGCTGCGCAACGTGATCCTGACGACGGGCGCGTAA
- a CDS encoding EAL domain-containing protein, producing MSPPPTPTLDGALRTRESSGPLLPRPSAAAAGPSLVRQLVLALVCAAYAVGAALGWGSQYVAKIMGDFGLSAAAGTAAVSCFLYARGRRVRFRPAWLLFALSSAMASLGNLVWGWYEVVLRVPVPSPSYADLFFLCFAPPAIVGLLVLAKRPVTKAGWICLGLDAWLIGGSLLTLSWSLALAQAAKAEGGSSVAHSALSVAYPLLDIALVSMVLALHFRRSPVCRSAVNTAIGALALTVMCDALFTSPLLHNSYRSGQLLDAGWFAGSLLLAYAPWAASRRGRPAPERAGDGGHSRVVREHVPGQRGTGHQPTPPSVPPGTPTALPGPGQGGERGRYPAARPIAGSLAALTPYLAAAVCTLGILYNVLNGRSVDRVVLLTGGTVVLALVVRQGIMLLDNIVLTQELAQKENHFRSLVQGSSDVIMIAAPNGVLRYVSPAAAGVYGRPAEELVGSELAGLIHPEDLGCVVHEVRRFLAASPVEEPTTRIECRFRSGGGGGWLNVESTVNRHHGGLIFNSRDVTERVRLQAQLQHNAEHDPLTDLPNRALFTRRVQQALSGRRAADRGAALRGTAVLFIDLDGFKGVNDTIGHQAGDELLVQAARRLHEAVRKGDTASRLGGDEFAALIVGDGARDRTAREGHIRELADRLRLTLSQPYLIDGNDVRVNASIGVAFAEPGLGAGELLRNADLAMYRAKAGGKGRVELYRAQMQQDVVRKAELATRLRAALHDGEFALLHQPVVSLTDGRITSVCAQARWRSSQGVLFTPAEFLRVAEDGDRTAELDRWVLREAVEQAAERAAAGQSVTVAIRVGARRLLDRSMPLGSVETLLTRHGLPPGSLVIELSDIDPRVGLDELDRRLNALRRVGVRIALDGFGNGYAAITALRRLPVDVLKLDRGLIEGVVESARLHKITSGLLRIATDLGLKSVADGVDLPEQIVALRAMGCTHGQGMAFSGALDEYRLRRALGTGHYPVPHGLAEPAFAGGGAGVYTKGVGGAATGQVGGGVPAGLPAVLSGGTALRSHNETPVPPT from the coding sequence GTGAGTCCGCCGCCCACGCCCACCCTCGACGGAGCGCTGCGCACCCGGGAGTCGTCCGGACCGCTGCTGCCCAGGCCGTCGGCCGCCGCCGCCGGGCCGTCCCTCGTCCGCCAGCTCGTGCTGGCCCTCGTCTGCGCCGCCTACGCCGTCGGTGCCGCGCTCGGCTGGGGCTCGCAGTACGTCGCCAAGATCATGGGCGACTTCGGGCTGAGCGCCGCCGCGGGTACCGCGGCCGTGTCCTGCTTCCTCTACGCCCGCGGACGCCGCGTCCGCTTCCGGCCGGCCTGGCTGCTCTTCGCCCTCTCCTCGGCGATGGCATCCCTGGGCAACCTGGTCTGGGGCTGGTACGAGGTCGTGCTGCGGGTGCCGGTCCCCAGCCCCAGCTACGCGGACCTGTTCTTCCTCTGCTTCGCCCCGCCCGCCATCGTCGGCCTGCTGGTGCTGGCCAAACGGCCCGTGACCAAGGCCGGCTGGATCTGCCTGGGCCTGGACGCCTGGCTGATCGGCGGCTCGCTGCTGACCCTGTCCTGGAGCCTGGCGCTCGCCCAGGCGGCCAAGGCCGAGGGCGGATCGAGCGTGGCGCACTCCGCGCTCTCGGTCGCCTACCCGCTGCTCGACATCGCCCTCGTCAGCATGGTGCTCGCGCTGCACTTCAGGCGGTCACCCGTCTGCAGATCCGCCGTCAACACCGCCATCGGCGCGCTCGCCCTCACGGTGATGTGCGACGCCCTGTTCACCTCGCCGCTGCTGCACAACAGCTACCGCTCCGGGCAACTGCTCGACGCGGGCTGGTTCGCCGGATCCCTGCTGCTCGCCTACGCGCCCTGGGCCGCGTCCCGGCGCGGACGTCCGGCGCCGGAGCGGGCGGGCGACGGGGGACACTCCCGCGTGGTGCGCGAACACGTGCCCGGACAGCGCGGTACCGGCCACCAGCCCACGCCGCCCTCCGTACCGCCCGGCACGCCCACCGCACTGCCCGGACCGGGACAGGGCGGCGAGCGGGGCCGCTACCCGGCCGCCCGGCCCATCGCCGGGTCCCTCGCCGCGCTCACGCCGTACCTCGCGGCCGCGGTCTGCACCCTGGGCATCCTCTACAACGTCCTCAACGGCCGCAGCGTCGACCGCGTCGTGCTGCTGACCGGCGGCACCGTGGTGCTCGCGCTCGTCGTCCGGCAGGGCATCATGCTGCTCGACAACATCGTTCTCACCCAGGAACTGGCCCAGAAGGAGAACCACTTCCGCTCCCTGGTCCAGGGCTCCAGCGACGTCATCATGATCGCCGCGCCCAACGGCGTCCTCCGCTACGTGTCCCCGGCCGCCGCCGGTGTCTACGGGCGCCCCGCGGAGGAACTGGTGGGCAGCGAACTGGCCGGACTCATCCACCCCGAGGACCTCGGCTGCGTGGTGCACGAGGTACGCCGGTTCCTCGCCGCCAGCCCCGTCGAGGAACCCACCACGCGCATCGAATGCCGCTTCCGGTCCGGCGGTGGGGGAGGCTGGCTCAACGTCGAGTCGACCGTCAACCGGCACCACGGCGGCCTCATCTTCAACAGCCGTGACGTGACCGAAAGAGTGCGCCTCCAGGCGCAGCTCCAGCACAACGCCGAACACGACCCGCTCACCGACCTGCCCAACCGCGCCCTGTTCACCCGGCGCGTCCAGCAGGCCCTCTCCGGCCGCCGCGCCGCCGACCGGGGCGCCGCCCTGCGCGGCACGGCGGTGCTCTTCATCGACCTCGACGGCTTCAAGGGAGTCAACGACACCATCGGGCACCAGGCCGGGGACGAGCTGCTCGTCCAGGCCGCTCGCAGACTCCACGAGGCCGTCCGCAAGGGGGACACCGCCTCCAGGCTCGGCGGCGACGAGTTCGCGGCCCTCATCGTCGGGGACGGAGCCCGGGACCGCACCGCCCGCGAAGGCCACATCCGGGAACTGGCCGACCGGCTCAGACTGACCCTCTCGCAGCCCTACCTCATCGACGGCAACGACGTCCGGGTCAACGCCTCCATCGGCGTCGCCTTCGCCGAACCCGGCCTGGGCGCGGGCGAGTTGCTGCGCAACGCGGACCTCGCCATGTACCGGGCCAAGGCGGGCGGCAAGGGACGCGTCGAGCTGTACCGAGCGCAGATGCAGCAGGACGTCGTACGCAAGGCCGAGCTGGCCACCCGTCTGCGGGCCGCGCTGCACGACGGGGAGTTCGCGCTGCTGCACCAGCCCGTGGTCTCCCTGACGGACGGCCGGATCACGTCGGTGTGCGCCCAGGCGCGATGGCGCTCCTCGCAAGGTGTGCTGTTCACCCCCGCCGAGTTCCTGCGGGTCGCCGAGGACGGCGACAGAACCGCCGAACTCGACCGCTGGGTCCTGCGCGAGGCCGTCGAACAGGCCGCCGAACGCGCGGCGGCCGGGCAGTCCGTGACCGTGGCCATACGCGTCGGCGCGCGTCGCCTGCTCGACCGGTCCATGCCGCTGGGCTCCGTGGAGACCCTGCTCACCCGGCACGGGCTGCCCCCGGGCTCCCTTGTGATCGAGCTGTCGGACATCGACCCACGGGTCGGCCTCGACGAACTGGACCGCCGGCTCAACGCCCTGCGCAGGGTCGGCGTCCGGATCGCACTGGACGGCTTCGGCAACGGCTACGCGGCGATCACCGCGCTGCGCCGCCTGCCCGTGGACGTCCTCAAGCTCGACCGCGGCCTGATCGAGGGCGTCGTGGAATCCGCACGGCTGCACAAGATCACCAGCGGTCTGCTGCGCATCGCCACCGACCTCGGACTGAAGTCCGTGGCCGACGGCGTGGACCTGCCCGAGCAGATCGTCGCCCTGCGCGCGATGGGCTGCACACACGGACAGGGCATGGCGTTCTCCGGCGCGCTGGACGAGTACCGACTGCGCAGAGCGCTCGGAACCGGCCACTACCCGGTGCCGCACGGGCTGGCCGAACCGGCCTTCGCGGGCGGTGGTGCCGGGGTGTACACCAAGGGCGTCGGCGGTGCCGCCACCGGCCAGGTCGGCGGGGGTGTCCCCGCCGGACTGCCGGCCGTCCTGAGTGGTGGCACGGCCCTTCGCTCACATAATGAGACTCCCGTCCCACCCACTTGA
- a CDS encoding acetolactate synthase large subunit, whose translation MTEQATGAHPQPRPRSGGQSAPEHVTGAQSLIRSLEEVGADTVFGIPGGTILPAYDPLMDSTKVRHVLVRHEQGAGHAATGYAQATGKVGVCMATSGPGATNLVTPIADANLDSVPLVAITGQVVSSAIGTDAFQEADIVGITMPVTKHSFLVTKAEDIPRVIAQAFHIASTGRPGPVLVDIPKDILQKKTTFSWPPVMDLPGYRPVTKPHAKQIREAAKLITAAKRPVLYVGGGVLKAGATAELKVLAELTGAPVTTTLMALGAFPDSHPLHVGMPGMHGAVTAVTALQKADLIVALGARFDDRVTGKLDSFAPYAKIVHADIDPAEIGKNRAADVPIVGDAREVVADLVQAVQKEHDEGNKGDYTAWWKDLSRWRETYPLGYDQPGDGSLSPQQVIERVGQLAPEGTIFAAGVGQHQMWAAHFVQYDKPATWLNSGGAGTMGYAVPAAMGAKAGRPDRAVWAIDGDGCFQMTNQELTTCALNNIPIKVAIINNGALGMVRQWQTLFYNQRYSNTVLHSGPEDVNPDARGTRVPDFVKLSEAMGCYAIRCEDPADLDKVIEEANSINDRPVVVDFIVHEDAMVWPMVAAGTSNDEIMAARDVRPDFGDNEDD comes from the coding sequence ATGACCGAGCAGGCCACCGGGGCCCACCCGCAGCCCCGGCCCCGATCCGGAGGACAGTCCGCCCCCGAGCACGTCACGGGTGCGCAGTCCCTCATTCGCTCTCTCGAGGAGGTCGGCGCCGACACCGTATTCGGCATTCCCGGTGGCACGATCCTTCCGGCCTACGACCCGCTGATGGACTCCACCAAGGTGCGCCACGTCCTGGTCCGCCACGAGCAGGGCGCAGGCCACGCCGCCACCGGCTACGCGCAGGCCACCGGCAAGGTCGGCGTCTGCATGGCGACCTCGGGGCCCGGCGCCACCAACCTGGTCACCCCGATCGCCGACGCCAACCTGGACTCCGTGCCACTGGTCGCGATCACCGGGCAGGTGGTGTCCTCCGCGATCGGCACGGACGCCTTCCAGGAGGCGGACATCGTCGGCATCACCATGCCGGTCACCAAGCACAGCTTCCTGGTCACCAAGGCCGAGGACATCCCCCGGGTGATCGCGCAGGCGTTCCACATCGCCTCCACCGGCCGCCCCGGCCCCGTCCTGGTCGACATCCCCAAGGACATCCTCCAGAAGAAGACCACCTTCTCCTGGCCGCCGGTCATGGACCTGCCCGGCTACCGCCCGGTCACCAAGCCGCACGCCAAGCAGATCCGCGAGGCGGCCAAGCTCATCACCGCCGCCAAGCGCCCCGTGCTCTACGTCGGCGGCGGCGTCCTCAAGGCCGGTGCCACCGCCGAGCTGAAGGTCCTCGCCGAACTCACCGGAGCGCCCGTCACCACCACCCTGATGGCGCTCGGCGCGTTCCCCGACAGCCACCCGCTGCACGTGGGAATGCCGGGCATGCACGGTGCGGTCACCGCCGTCACCGCGCTGCAGAAGGCCGATCTGATCGTCGCCCTCGGAGCCCGCTTCGACGACCGCGTCACCGGCAAGCTGGACAGCTTCGCCCCGTACGCCAAGATCGTCCACGCCGACATCGACCCGGCCGAGATCGGCAAGAACCGCGCCGCCGACGTCCCGATCGTCGGCGACGCCCGCGAGGTCGTCGCCGACCTCGTGCAGGCCGTCCAGAAGGAGCACGACGAGGGCAACAAGGGCGACTACACCGCCTGGTGGAAGGACCTGAGCCGCTGGCGCGAGACCTACCCCCTCGGCTACGACCAGCCCGGGGACGGCTCGCTCTCCCCGCAGCAGGTCATCGAGCGCGTCGGGCAACTGGCGCCCGAGGGCACGATCTTCGCGGCCGGTGTCGGCCAGCACCAGATGTGGGCCGCGCACTTCGTCCAGTACGACAAGCCCGCCACCTGGCTGAACTCCGGCGGCGCCGGAACCATGGGCTACGCCGTCCCGGCCGCCATGGGCGCCAAGGCCGGCCGGCCCGACCGGGCCGTCTGGGCGATCGACGGCGACGGCTGCTTCCAGATGACCAACCAGGAACTGACCACCTGCGCCCTGAACAACATCCCGATCAAGGTCGCCATCATCAACAACGGCGCCCTCGGGATGGTCCGCCAGTGGCAGACCCTGTTCTACAACCAGCGCTACTCCAACACCGTTCTGCACTCCGGCCCCGAGGACGTCAACCCGGACGCGCGCGGCACCCGCGTCCCCGACTTCGTGAAGCTGTCGGAGGCGATGGGCTGCTACGCCATCCGCTGCGAGGACCCCGCCGACCTCGACAAGGTGATCGAGGAGGCCAACTCCATCAACGACCGCCCCGTCGTCGTCGACTTCATCGTCCACGAGGACGCGATGGTCTGGCCGATGGTCGCCGCCGGCACCTCCAACGACGAGATCATGGCCGCCCGGGACGTCCGCCCCGACTTCGGCGACAACGAAGACGACTGA
- the ilvN gene encoding acetolactate synthase small subunit, with amino-acid sequence MSKHTLSVLVENTPGVLARITALFSRRGFNIDSLAVGVTEHPDISRITIVVSVEEFPLEQVTKQLNKLVNVLKIVELESAQAVQRELVLVKVRSDNETRSQIVEIVQLFRAKTVDVSPEAVTIEATGSSDKLTAMLRMLEPYGIKELVQSGTIAIGRGARSITDRSLRALDRSA; translated from the coding sequence ATGTCCAAGCACACGCTCTCCGTCCTGGTGGAGAACACGCCCGGCGTCCTGGCGCGGATCACCGCCCTCTTCTCCCGCCGCGGCTTCAACATCGACTCGCTCGCGGTCGGCGTCACCGAGCACCCCGACATCTCGCGCATCACCATCGTGGTCAGCGTCGAGGAGTTCCCGCTCGAGCAGGTGACCAAGCAGCTCAACAAGCTCGTCAACGTGCTCAAGATCGTCGAGCTGGAGTCCGCCCAGGCCGTCCAGCGCGAACTCGTTCTGGTGAAGGTGCGCTCCGACAACGAGACGCGCTCCCAGATCGTCGAGATCGTCCAGCTCTTCCGCGCGAAGACCGTCGACGTCTCCCCGGAGGCCGTGACCATCGAGGCCACCGGCAGCAGCGACAAGCTGACCGCCATGCTCAGGATGCTGGAACCGTACGGCATCAAGGAGCTCGTCCAGTCCGGCACGATCGCCATCGGCCGCGGTGCCCGTTCGATCACGGACCGCTCGCTGCGCGCACTCGACCGGTCCGCGTAA
- the ilvC gene encoding ketol-acid reductoisomerase produces the protein MAELFYDADADLSIIQGRKVAVIGYGSQGHAHALSLRDSGVDVRVGLHEGSKSKAKAEEQGLRVVSPSEAAAEADVIMILVPDPIQGEVYEKDIKDNLKDGDALFFGHGLNIRYGFIKPPAGVDVCMVAPKGPGHLVRRQYEEGRGVPCIAAVEQDATGNAFALALSYAKGIGGTRAGVIKTTFTEETETDLFGEQAVLCGGTAALVKAGFETLTEAGYQPEIAYFECLHELKLIVDLMYEGGLEKMRWSISETAEWGDYVTGPRIITDATKAEMKKVLAEIQDGTFAKNWMDEYHGGLKKYNEYKKQDSEHLLETTGKELRKLMSWVDEEA, from the coding sequence GTGGCCGAGCTGTTCTACGACGCCGACGCCGACCTGTCCATCATCCAGGGCCGCAAGGTCGCGGTCATCGGGTACGGCAGCCAGGGCCACGCCCACGCCCTGTCGCTGCGCGACTCCGGTGTCGACGTGCGCGTCGGTCTGCACGAGGGCTCCAAGTCCAAGGCCAAGGCCGAGGAGCAGGGCCTGCGCGTGGTGAGCCCGTCCGAGGCCGCCGCCGAGGCCGACGTCATCATGATCCTGGTCCCGGACCCCATCCAGGGCGAGGTCTACGAGAAGGACATCAAGGACAACCTGAAGGACGGCGACGCGCTGTTCTTCGGCCACGGCCTGAACATCCGCTACGGCTTCATCAAGCCCCCGGCCGGCGTGGACGTCTGCATGGTCGCCCCCAAGGGCCCGGGCCACCTGGTGCGCCGCCAGTACGAGGAGGGCCGCGGCGTTCCCTGCATCGCGGCCGTCGAGCAGGACGCCACGGGCAACGCCTTCGCGCTCGCCCTGTCGTACGCGAAGGGCATCGGCGGCACCCGCGCCGGCGTCATCAAGACGACCTTCACCGAGGAGACCGAGACCGACCTCTTCGGCGAGCAGGCCGTTCTGTGCGGTGGCACGGCCGCGCTGGTCAAGGCGGGCTTCGAGACCCTGACCGAGGCCGGCTACCAGCCGGAGATCGCCTACTTCGAGTGCCTGCACGAGCTGAAGCTCATCGTGGACCTCATGTACGAGGGCGGCCTGGAGAAGATGCGCTGGTCGATCTCCGAGACCGCCGAGTGGGGCGACTACGTCACCGGCCCGCGGATCATCACCGACGCCACCAAGGCCGAGATGAAGAAGGTCCTCGCCGAGATCCAGGACGGCACCTTCGCCAAGAACTGGATGGACGAGTACCACGGCGGTCTGAAGAAGTACAACGAGTACAAGAAGCAGGACTCCGAGCACCTGCTGGAGACCACCGGCAAGGAGCTGCGCAAGCTCATGAGCTGGGTCGACGAAGAGGCGTAA